Proteins found in one Bacillota bacterium genomic segment:
- the hisF gene encoding imidazole glycerol phosphate synthase subunit HisF has product MLAKRIIPCLDIRDGRVVKGTKFVNIRDAGDPVERASFYDNEGADELVFLDITASVEKRRAIIDVVRKTAEVVFIPLTVGGGINSTDFMQELLQSGADKISLNTAVLSNPSLISAGADKFGSQCIVVAIDARRIREEGHSDSSARWEVYSHGGRTPTGLDTVEWAARAEQLGAGEILLTSMDADGTLDGYDTELLQAVTGAVKIPVIASGGAGTLEHLYEALTVGNAHAVLAASILHYGTYRIADIKKYLSDKGLPVRPVAA; this is encoded by the coding sequence CGTTAAGGGAACTAAGTTTGTAAATATCAGGGACGCCGGAGACCCCGTTGAACGGGCCTCCTTTTACGACAACGAAGGTGCCGATGAGCTGGTATTCCTTGATATTACCGCTTCTGTCGAAAAACGCCGGGCTATTATTGATGTAGTCCGAAAAACTGCAGAAGTAGTCTTTATTCCGCTTACAGTCGGTGGTGGCATAAACTCAACCGATTTTATGCAGGAGCTGCTGCAGAGCGGTGCGGATAAAATATCGCTTAATACTGCTGTCTTGAGCAACCCATCGCTGATCAGCGCCGGCGCTGATAAATTTGGCAGCCAGTGCATAGTAGTGGCCATCGACGCCCGGCGCATCCGGGAAGAAGGTCACAGCGACAGTTCGGCCCGGTGGGAAGTATACAGCCACGGCGGGCGTACTCCGACCGGCCTTGATACGGTTGAATGGGCCGCCAGGGCCGAACAGCTGGGCGCCGGAGAAATACTGCTTACTTCCATGGATGCAGACGGAACGCTTGACGGTTACGACACAGAATTGCTGCAGGCTGTTACAGGCGCAGTTAAGATTCCGGTTATTGCTTCCGGGGGGGCGGGAACGCTGGAACATCTTTATGAAGCCCTGACAGTGGGTAATGCCCATGCCGTTTTGGCTGCCTCAATTTTACATTACGGGACTTATAGAATAGCAGATATAAAGAAATATCTTTCCGACAAAGGGCTGCCGGTCAGGCCGGTAGCTGCATAA